The Lycium ferocissimum isolate CSIRO_LF1 chromosome 10, AGI_CSIRO_Lferr_CH_V1, whole genome shotgun sequence genome window below encodes:
- the LOC132035330 gene encoding cytochrome P450 81E8-like gives MELMYYYIPGLFTILLFVFFKSKQHTLKNQPPSPPSRPLFGHLHLVKEPVNRTLHALSARYGDILLLRFGVRKALLLTHLQLLKNVSPNRPFRLAAKHLSYNYTTLSVAPYGDHWRNLRRLAATEIFSPSRIAMFTNTRRKEVMLLLSELMKKCEVGGGFCKVDLKSKFIELAFNTLSMTIAGKRYYGENVEDDEEARKVQFIMREMLVMSGNSNLGDFLPFLQWFDFKGLEKKFSTLMKKLDGFMQDLVDERRRVFLAADCVAEKTMIDHLLSLQQKEPSYYTDELIKGIVMVLIIAGTDTMSISMEWAMALFLTIQKQSRRSKLR, from the exons ATGGAGCTAATGTACTATTACATTCCAGGTCTCTTCACCATCCTCCTCTTCgtcttttttaaatcaaaacaGCATACATTGAAGAACCAACCTCCAAGCCCGCCTTCACGTCCACTTTTTGGCCACCTTCACCTAGTGAAAGAGCCAGTGAATCGAACTCTACATGCCCTTTCTGCCAGGTACGGTGACATATTACTCCTACGATTTGGAGTTCGAAAGGCCCTTCTCTTAACCCACCTTCAGCTGTTGAAGAATGTTTCACCAAACCGTCCTTTTCGCCTTGCAGCTAAACACCTCAGTTACAATTACACCACTCTTAGTGTAGCTCCCTATGGGGACCACTGGCGCAACCTTAGGCGCCTAGCTGCAACAGAGATTTTTTCTCCTTCTCGCATTGCTATGTTCACAAACACACGGAGAAAggaagtaatgttgttgttgagtgAACTCATGAAGAAATGTGAAGTTGGTGGAGGATTCTGTAAGGTGGATTTGAAGTCAAAGTTTATTGAGCTTGCATTCAATACACTTTCCATGACTATTGCTGGAAAAAGGTATTATGGGGAGAACGTGGAGGATGACGAAGAGGCAAGAAAAGTTCAGTTCATAATGAGAGAGATGCTGGTGATGAGTGGAAACTCAAATTTAGGCGATTTCTTGCCATTTCTTCAATGGTTTGATTTCAAAGGCTTAGAGAAAAAGTTTTCGACTTTGATGAAAAAGCTTGATGGATTTATGCAGGATCTGGTAGATGAACGCCGTAGAGTTTTCTTGGCAGCAGATTGTGTTGCTGAGAAGACAATGATTGATCACTTGTTATCTCTGCAACAAAAGGAACCTTCTTATTATACTGATGAGCTCATCAAAGGAATTGTTATG GTATTGATCATAGCAGGGACAGATACAATGTCAATAAGCATGGAGTGGGCAATGGCTCTTTTCTTAACCATCCAGAAGCAATCAAGAAGGTCAAAGCTGAGATAG